In Mytilus edulis chromosome 3, xbMytEdul2.2, whole genome shotgun sequence, the genomic window ATACCATTTATTTACATAATGATATTTATTCAAATGCCAGCTCAAGACTGCATTACGAAATAAGCAAATATAGAAACATATTTACACAAATaaatgaaggacgcctccgggtgcgggtatttctcgctacattgaagacctgttggtgaccctctgctgttgttttttatttgggcgggttgttgtctctttgacacattccccatttccattctcaattttatatataatgttcagacacaTTTAAATCCTAATGTAATGCAAAAAGGCCTGTGACTTCCAACGTCccatttctttaatttgttcatcagAAATACCCTCTAATGCGCATGTAGTTGCCATGCCAATTCTAAAGGAATGGGACTTAAATCCATTGTTTTCTATACCAATTACTGACAGAGACCTTTTTAATAATGCTGAAAACTGGTATCTTGTAAGGGGGATccatcaaaatgacaaaataaaggtcCCAGATAAGGTGGGCGAACATTCATAAAATTTGCCATTATTTGTACTggacatacatttttgtttttctgcttAGAAATAACGATTGTTGTTCCAGAACCAAACTGATCAGTTTTAGATGACGTCAATAAAACCTCTAATCTTGCATCACAAggctttatattttcaaattttacagtaTGCATCTGCTTATTTTTGCAATCAACTGTTATTTCACCTACTCTCATAAAACCATGAAAGGCTAGCGAAAATGAAGTCATAAACAGTTTTGTCTCATACCCGTTTTTGCAAATCACCGCCAGTGACCTCAATAATTTTTCCAATATATCTCTCGTTATAGGTAATCTAGTGTCCTTTTGATTTGGGCCCCCCCAACCTTTTTATTCCTTCAATCAATTTTCTGACCACAAATTTCTGTGTATTGTCTTCTAAATTTTATTAAAGTAACTTAAGCCTGATATATTGCCAGATACTGTTGAGTGGGACAATTTCTTTCTAAACATATAAACAATGAATGATGTTAAGTCATCAAGCGGAATAGGCCAGACATCAGAAAAACCATGACTTTCTctgaatttaacaaatatgtccATGCTATGCAAATATGCTTTCTGTGTACTGGGTGCTAATGAATTTCTAAGTAAGTGATTCATTTCAGTTCTGAAATCATCGACAGGAATTCTTGTGGGGTTGCTGCTGGAGAACTGTCTGCATTCGGGACCAAGTCCATAAAACGTTGTTCCTGAAATCGAGAAAGAGCATCTGCGATTGCATTATGCTCACCCTCAATATGTTGTGCCctaaattgtatgttattgtTCATAGTGAGAAAAACTAGTTGTCTTATCCATATCATAACTCTCTTTGATTTTGATGTTCTTTTGTTCACAATGTTTACTAATGCCTGATTATCTATTCTCAAcaaaatctttttatttctaaatgaagGACCCCATATCATGAAAGACAGCACGATGGGAATAAGCTCCAAACCTGTTATACCCAATAAAATGCTAGTATCAGCCCAACTACTGGGCCACTGGTATTGTACCCAGTGACCTTGAAAATAAGCTCCACAACCTAATAAAACATTACCTGCACTATCAGTGAATAATTCCAGACTTTCATTAGTCGACCAAAATCTATCAGGAAAATAACACTGACCATTGAATTGATCtagaaaatttaaccaaactctAGCATCTGCTTTGACCTCTGAATTCAATCTGACAGTATAATAAGGCTTTCCATTCTTAACTGAAGCTATCAAATCGTAAAAACGACGAATGAATGCACGGGCTGATATAATAGCCCTTGAACAAAATGCCATTAAACCAGTAATTGATTCAAGTTCCTTCAGCGccattttcttttttcaagacCTAA contains:
- the LOC139515270 gene encoding uncharacterized protein, producing MALKELESITGLMAFCSRAIISARAFIRRFYDLIASVKNGKPYYTVRLNSEVKADARVWLNFLDQFNGQCYFPDRFWSTNESLELFTDSAGNVLLGCGAYFQGHWVQYQWPSSWADTSILLGITGLELIPIVLSFMIWGPSFRNKKILLRIDNQALVNIVNKRTSKSKRVMIWIRQLVFLTMNNNIQFRAQHIEGEHNAIADALSRFQEQRFMDLVPNADSSPAATPQEFLSMISELK